One Pseudomonas abieticivorans genomic region harbors:
- a CDS encoding glycine cleavage system protein R, whose amino-acid sequence MDHLVLTVFAPDKPGQVERIAQCIAEHNGNWLESRMSRMAGQFAGILRVAVPNETYEELVGALHGLADHGIRVLIAESGIEQACTWKPIAMELIGNDRPGIVRDITRLLTEQGVNVERLVTDVRPAPMSSEPLFHAEAVLGVPLNLPLDQLQARLETLADDLMVELVLRTDA is encoded by the coding sequence ATGGATCATTTGGTATTGACGGTTTTCGCGCCCGATAAACCAGGGCAGGTCGAACGCATCGCCCAATGCATCGCCGAGCACAATGGCAACTGGCTGGAGAGCCGCATGTCGCGCATGGCCGGGCAGTTCGCCGGCATTTTGCGGGTGGCAGTGCCTAACGAGACCTATGAGGAATTGGTGGGGGCGCTGCACGGCCTGGCCGACCATGGCATCCGGGTGCTGATCGCCGAGAGCGGTATCGAGCAGGCGTGTACCTGGAAACCCATTGCCATGGAGCTGATCGGTAACGACCGGCCTGGCATCGTGCGTGATATCACCCGCTTGCTGACCGAGCAGGGCGTCAATGTCGAGCGCCTGGTCACTGACGTGCGCCCGGCACCGATGAGCAGCGAGCCGCTGTTCCATGCCGAGGCTGTATTGGGGGTGCCGTTGAACCTGCCTCTGGATCAGTTGCAGGCGCGGCTGGAAACCTTGGCGGATGATTTGATGGTGGAGTTGGTGTTGCGTACGGATGCTTGA
- the rarD gene encoding EamA family transporter RarD, translating to MQAANPRRGYILGLTAYICWGLFPLYFKAIQAVPAVEIIVSRVLWSAFFGSLLLVVWKHPNWWRELRDNPSRLAILAGSGLLIAANWLIYVWAVNNGRMLEASLGYYINPLVNVLLGMLLLGERLRRMQWVAVALAVIGVAQQIWHVGSLPWISLALALTFGFYGLIRKQAPVKALPGLVVETWMLVPVAIVWLALNTEAQSAQPEFWSSAQGLLLMLAGPITLVPLVSFNAAARHLPYTTLGFLQYLAPTLVLLLAVTLYGEHLTASNLTAFLFIWAGLAVYSVDAWLSLRSKR from the coding sequence ATGCAAGCCGCCAACCCGCGTCGCGGGTACATTCTGGGCCTCACGGCCTACATCTGCTGGGGTCTGTTCCCGCTCTATTTCAAAGCCATCCAGGCGGTGCCGGCGGTGGAGATCATCGTCAGCCGGGTGCTCTGGTCGGCGTTTTTCGGCTCACTGTTGCTCGTGGTCTGGAAACACCCCAACTGGTGGCGGGAACTGCGCGACAACCCGAGTCGGCTGGCGATCCTGGCCGGTAGCGGGTTGCTGATCGCGGCCAACTGGCTGATCTACGTGTGGGCGGTAAACAACGGGCGCATGCTTGAAGCGAGCCTGGGTTACTACATCAACCCGCTGGTGAACGTGTTGTTGGGCATGCTGCTTTTGGGTGAGCGCTTGCGGCGCATGCAGTGGGTGGCCGTGGCGTTGGCCGTGATTGGCGTTGCGCAGCAGATCTGGCACGTGGGCAGCCTGCCCTGGATCTCCCTGGCACTGGCACTGACTTTTGGCTTCTATGGGCTGATCCGCAAGCAAGCACCCGTCAAGGCGCTGCCGGGGCTGGTGGTGGAAACCTGGATGCTGGTGCCCGTGGCGATTGTCTGGTTGGCGCTGAACACCGAAGCGCAAAGCGCCCAGCCTGAGTTCTGGAGCAGCGCGCAGGGCTTGCTGTTGATGTTGGCGGGGCCCATCACCCTGGTGCCGCTGGTGAGCTTCAACGCCGCGGCCCGGCACTTGCCCTACACCACGCTGGGCTTTCTGCAGTACCTGGCGCCGACTCTGGTGCTGTTGCTGGCGGTAACCTTGTATGGCGAACACCTGACGGCCAGCAACCTCACGGCATTCCTATTCATTTGGGCCGGGCTTGCGGTGTACAGCGTCGATGCGTGGTTGAGCTTGCGCAGCAAGCGCTGA
- a CDS encoding serine/threonine protein kinase gives MSHPFATLTPDLVLDAVESIGFLSDARVLALNSYENRVYQVGIEDAEPLIAKFYRPARWTNEAILEEHAFTAELADCEVPVVAPMVHNGASLFEHAGFRFTLFPRRGGRAPEPGNLDQLYRLGQLLGRLHAVGATRPFEHREALGVKNFGHDSLDTLLEGNFIPRSLLPAYESVARDVLKRVEQVYKETPHQNIRMHGDCHPGNMMCRDEVFHIVDLDDCRMGPAVQDLWMMLAGDRQECMGQLSELMDGYSEFHDFNPRELALIEPLRALRLMHYSAWLARRWDDPAFPRSFPWFGTERYWGDQVLALREQLAALNEEPLKLF, from the coding sequence ATGTCCCACCCGTTTGCAACACTGACACCCGATCTGGTCCTCGATGCCGTCGAAAGCATCGGCTTTTTGAGCGACGCCCGCGTCCTGGCGCTCAACAGCTACGAGAACCGGGTTTACCAGGTTGGCATCGAAGATGCCGAGCCACTGATCGCCAAGTTCTACCGCCCTGCGCGCTGGACCAACGAGGCGATACTGGAAGAACACGCCTTCACTGCCGAGCTTGCCGACTGCGAAGTGCCGGTGGTCGCGCCCATGGTGCACAACGGCGCCAGCCTGTTCGAGCACGCGGGCTTTCGTTTCACGCTGTTCCCGCGCCGCGGTGGCCGCGCGCCAGAGCCAGGCAATCTCGACCAGCTGTATCGGCTGGGCCAACTGCTCGGCCGCTTGCATGCCGTGGGCGCCACCCGCCCGTTCGAGCACCGCGAGGCACTGGGCGTGAAGAACTTCGGCCACGATTCCTTGGACACCCTGCTTGAAGGCAACTTCATCCCCCGCAGCCTATTGCCGGCCTACGAGTCCGTTGCCCGTGATGTGCTCAAGCGCGTGGAGCAGGTGTACAAGGAAACCCCGCACCAGAACATCCGCATGCACGGTGATTGCCACCCGGGCAACATGATGTGCCGCGACGAGGTATTCCATATCGTCGACCTGGACGACTGCCGCATGGGCCCGGCCGTACAGGACCTGTGGATGATGCTGGCCGGTGATCGCCAGGAATGCATGGGCCAGTTGTCGGAACTGATGGATGGCTACAGCGAGTTCCACGACTTCAACCCTCGCGAACTGGCGTTGATAGAACCCCTGCGCGCCCTGCGCCTGATGCATTACAGTGCTTGGCTGGCACGCCGTTGGGACGACCCGGCGTTCCCCCGTAGCTTTCCCTGGTTTGGCACCGAACGCTATTGGGGCGACCAGGTACTGGCCTTGCGCGAGCAACTGGCGGCACTCAATGAAGAGCCCTTAAAGCTTTTCTAG
- a CDS encoding PhoX family protein: protein MQLLEENQTTDLEQMVGLSRRKFIGAGALFGAAMFLGGGTLSRSALAAVVSQSPLLGFDPIAAATADSISLPPGYKAQVLISWGQPLHKGGPAFDPSGQGSAQDQEAQFGDNNDGMSLFPFPGEPDRALMAINNEYTNYRYLYAHGGAPQSAEEVRKALACEGVSVIEVQRKGGQWQFVQGSPYNRRIHGNAPITVSGPAAGHDLLKTAADPSGTHVLGTFQNCANGKTPWGTYLTCEENFTDCFGSSNNAQAYDAAQKRYGVTVASKDVNWHPHDPRFDMAKNPNELNRHGWVVEIDPFDPKSTPIKRTALGRFKHENAALAQTADGRAVVYMGDDERGEFIYKFISRDAIASGKRDLLDHGTLYVARFDAGDNNPDRPKGRGEWVELTHGKHGLDASNGFASQAEVLIHARLAASHLKATRMDRPEWIVVSPKDGQVYCTLTNNIKRGEEGQPAGGPNPRDKNVYGQILRWRESAGDHGAMTFSWDLFVVAGNPLAHPGNTKAGSANITAQNMFNSPDGLGFDDAGRLWILTDGDVSNTGDFAGMGNNQMLCADPHSGEIRRFMVGPVGCEVTGISFAPDHKTLFVGIQHPGENGGSTFPEHLPGGKPRSSVMAISREDGGVIGT, encoded by the coding sequence ATGCAGCTATTAGAAGAAAACCAAACCACCGACCTTGAACAGATGGTTGGCCTCAGCCGTCGTAAATTCATTGGCGCCGGTGCGCTGTTCGGCGCAGCAATGTTTCTGGGTGGCGGCACATTGAGCCGCAGCGCGCTGGCGGCGGTCGTCAGCCAAAGCCCGTTGCTGGGCTTCGATCCGATCGCCGCCGCTACCGCCGACAGCATCAGCCTGCCGCCCGGCTACAAGGCCCAGGTGTTGATCAGTTGGGGCCAACCCCTGCACAAGGGCGGCCCCGCCTTCGACCCCAGCGGCCAAGGCAGCGCGCAAGACCAGGAAGCCCAGTTCGGCGACAACAACGACGGCATGAGCCTGTTCCCGTTCCCTGGCGAGCCCGACCGCGCACTGATGGCAATCAACAACGAATACACCAACTACCGCTACCTGTACGCCCATGGCGGCGCGCCGCAGTCGGCCGAGGAGGTGCGCAAGGCCCTGGCCTGCGAAGGCGTATCGGTGATCGAGGTACAGCGCAAGGGCGGCCAGTGGCAGTTCGTGCAGGGCTCGCCCTACAACCGACGCATCCACGGCAACGCGCCGATCACGGTCAGCGGCCCGGCAGCCGGCCACGACCTGCTCAAGACCGCCGCCGACCCCAGCGGCACCCACGTGCTGGGCACCTTCCAGAACTGTGCGAACGGCAAGACGCCATGGGGCACCTACCTCACCTGCGAAGAAAACTTCACCGACTGCTTCGGCAGCAGTAACAACGCGCAAGCCTACGATGCCGCGCAAAAGCGCTACGGCGTGACAGTTGCCAGTAAAGATGTGAACTGGCACCCCCACGATCCACGTTTCGACATGGCCAAGAACCCCAACGAACTGAACCGTCACGGCTGGGTGGTGGAAATCGACCCGTTCGATCCTAAATCCACACCAATCAAACGAACGGCCTTGGGCCGCTTCAAGCACGAAAATGCCGCCCTGGCGCAAACCGCCGACGGTCGCGCCGTGGTCTACATGGGCGATGATGAGCGCGGCGAGTTCATCTACAAGTTCATCAGCCGCGACGCCATCGCATCCGGCAAGCGCGACCTGCTCGACCATGGCACGCTGTACGTCGCCCGTTTCGACGCCGGCGACAACAACCCTGACCGGCCCAAGGGGCGCGGCGAATGGGTCGAACTGACCCACGGCAAACACGGCCTGGACGCCAGCAACGGCTTCGCCAGCCAAGCCGAGGTGCTGATCCATGCACGGTTAGCCGCCAGCCACCTGAAGGCCACGCGCATGGACCGCCCCGAGTGGATCGTGGTCAGCCCCAAGGACGGCCAGGTTTATTGCACCCTCACCAACAACATCAAGCGCGGCGAGGAAGGCCAACCGGCCGGCGGCCCCAACCCACGGGACAAGAACGTCTACGGGCAAATCCTGCGCTGGCGCGAGTCGGCAGGCGACCACGGCGCCATGACCTTCAGTTGGGACTTGTTCGTGGTGGCCGGCAATCCTCTCGCCCACCCCGGCAACACCAAGGCGGGCTCGGCCAATATCACCGCGCAGAATATGTTCAACAGCCCCGACGGCCTGGGTTTCGACGACGCCGGGCGCCTGTGGATACTGACCGACGGCGATGTCAGCAACACCGGCGACTTTGCTGGCATGGGCAATAACCAGATGCTCTGCGCCGACCCGCACAGCGGCGAGATCCGCCGTTTCATGGTTGGCCCGGTGGGCTGCGAGGTCACGGGCATCAGCTTCGCCCCCGACCACAAGACGCTGTTCGTTGGCATTCAGCACCCTGGCGAAAACGGCGGTTCGACCTTCCCCGAGCATTTGCCGGGCGGCAAACCCCGCTCTTCGGTCATGGCCATCAGCCGCGAGGACGGTGGCGTGATCGGCACCTGA
- a CDS encoding TOBE domain-containing protein, translated as MPISALLTQYIARRPQRIALLQHIAEQGSITRAAKSAGLSYKATWDAIDELNNLTPKPLVERAVGGKGGGGAKLSSEGERVLRLYLRLQSLQAQVLEAAEEAGDLDLLSRLMMRTSARNQLQGRVSAIVAQGRNDLITLDLGGEYALTAQITHESTVQLELEVGSEVVALIKAGWLELHGPHETCPAQHSGLLGQVEQIITDLQGPSEVRIGLRNGQTLCALADAARVDELRLQAGGRVLVSFAPGYVLLGTPL; from the coding sequence ATGCCGATTTCCGCCCTGCTGACCCAGTACATTGCCCGCCGCCCGCAACGCATCGCCCTGCTGCAGCACATCGCCGAGCAAGGTTCCATTACCCGCGCCGCCAAAAGCGCCGGGCTGAGCTACAAGGCCACGTGGGATGCGATCGACGAACTGAACAACCTCACGCCCAAGCCGTTGGTCGAGCGTGCGGTCGGCGGCAAGGGTGGCGGTGGCGCCAAACTTTCAAGTGAAGGTGAACGGGTGTTGCGCCTGTACCTGCGCCTGCAATCGCTGCAAGCCCAGGTGCTGGAAGCAGCCGAAGAAGCCGGCGACCTCGACCTGCTCAGCCGCCTGATGATGCGCACCAGTGCGCGCAACCAATTGCAGGGCCGCGTCAGCGCCATCGTCGCCCAAGGCCGCAATGACCTGATCACCCTGGACCTGGGCGGCGAGTACGCCCTCACCGCCCAGATCACCCATGAGAGCACCGTGCAGCTTGAGTTAGAGGTGGGCAGCGAAGTAGTGGCGTTGATCAAGGCCGGCTGGTTGGAGTTACATGGCCCGCACGAAACTTGCCCGGCGCAGCACAGCGGGCTGCTGGGGCAAGTCGAGCAGATCATTACCGACCTCCAAGGGCCGAGCGAAGTGCGGATCGGCTTGCGGAACGGGCAGACGTTGTGTGCATTGGCGGACGCGGCGCGGGTTGATGAGTTGCGCCTGCAAGCGGGTGGCAGGGTGCTGGTTTCTTTCGCACCTGGGTATGTGTTGCTGGGGACGCCTTTGTAA
- a CDS encoding ComF family protein, protein MNCQPGHGRSVYIWSKNNHTCLLCDEPTDQAYPLCVPCEAELPWLDQRCERCALPLPITGMLCGACNRQSPAFTRVEAPWHFGFPLDALVNRFKHHGRWPIGRLLSELLGHWLAHRFDEGLPRPGCLLPVPMGRKRLRQRGYNQAAMVAGWLGKQLNIPCDEHMLLRPHDTQAQQELNARARLRNLQGAFTLAPGARIKGRHLALVDDVLTTGATAQALALLLLKAGAARVDVYCLARTPKPGSA, encoded by the coding sequence ATGAACTGTCAACCTGGTCACGGACGCTCGGTTTACATCTGGTCAAAAAACAACCACACCTGCTTGTTATGCGATGAGCCCACCGATCAGGCCTACCCGCTATGCGTGCCCTGCGAGGCCGAACTGCCCTGGCTGGACCAGCGCTGCGAAAGGTGCGCCCTGCCCTTGCCTATCACCGGCATGCTCTGTGGCGCCTGCAACCGCCAATCGCCTGCGTTCACCCGAGTAGAGGCGCCTTGGCATTTCGGCTTTCCGCTGGACGCCTTGGTCAACCGCTTCAAACATCACGGCCGCTGGCCCATCGGGCGCTTGTTAAGCGAACTGCTAGGGCACTGGCTGGCGCACCGATTCGACGAAGGCCTACCCCGCCCAGGCTGCCTGCTGCCGGTGCCCATGGGCCGTAAACGCCTGCGCCAGCGCGGCTACAACCAGGCTGCCATGGTGGCCGGTTGGCTGGGCAAACAGCTGAACATCCCCTGCGACGAGCACATGTTGCTGCGCCCCCACGACACCCAGGCCCAGCAGGAACTGAACGCCCGCGCCCGCCTACGCAACCTGCAGGGCGCCTTCACCCTGGCCCCCGGCGCACGCATCAAGGGCCGCCACCTGGCGCTGGTCGACGATGTGCTGACCACCGGCGCCACCGCCCAGGCCCTGGCGCTGCTATTGCTCAAGGCCGGGGCTGCGCGGGTCGACGTGTACTGCCTGGCGCGCACGCCAAAGCCTGGCAGCGCTTGA
- the bioB gene encoding biotin synthase BioB — protein MSASTTATLRHDWSLAEVKALFVQPFNDLLFQAQSVHRAHFDANRVQVSTLLSIKTGACPEDCKYCPQSGHYNTGLEKEKLMEVQKVLEEAARAKAIGSTRFCMGAAWKHPSAKDMPYVLKMVAGVKAMGLETCMTLGKLDQEQTAALAEAGLDYYNHNLDTSPEFYASIITTRTYGERLQTLAYVRDAGMKICSGGILGMGESLDDRAGLLIQLANLPEHPESVPINMLVKVAGTPLENAEDIDPFDFIRMLAVARILMPQSHVRLSAGREAMNEQMQALAFLAGANSIFYGDKLLTTANPQADKDMQLFARLGIQPEAREEHADEVHQAAIEQALVEQKSSELFYDAASA, from the coding sequence ATGAGCGCCAGCACAACTGCAACGCTTCGTCACGACTGGTCTCTGGCCGAGGTCAAAGCCCTGTTCGTTCAGCCGTTCAACGACCTGTTGTTCCAGGCGCAAAGCGTGCACCGGGCGCATTTCGATGCCAACCGCGTCCAGGTTTCCACCCTGCTGTCGATCAAGACCGGCGCCTGCCCGGAAGACTGCAAGTACTGCCCGCAGTCCGGCCACTACAACACCGGCCTTGAAAAAGAAAAGCTGATGGAAGTGCAGAAGGTGCTTGAAGAGGCCGCCCGCGCCAAGGCCATCGGCTCGACCCGTTTTTGCATGGGCGCGGCCTGGAAGCACCCGTCTGCCAAGGACATGCCCTACGTGTTGAAGATGGTGGCGGGCGTCAAGGCCATGGGCCTGGAAACCTGCATGACCCTGGGCAAGCTGGACCAGGAGCAAACCGCTGCCCTGGCTGAAGCAGGCCTGGACTACTACAACCACAACCTGGACACCTCGCCTGAGTTCTACGCCAGCATCATCACCACCCGTACCTACGGCGAGCGCCTGCAAACCCTGGCCTACGTACGTGACGCGGGCATGAAGATCTGCTCGGGCGGGATCCTGGGCATGGGCGAGTCGCTGGACGACCGCGCAGGGCTGCTGATCCAGCTGGCCAACCTGCCGGAGCACCCGGAATCGGTGCCGATCAACATGCTGGTGAAAGTCGCCGGTACGCCGCTGGAAAACGCCGAAGACATCGACCCCTTCGATTTCATCCGCATGCTGGCCGTGGCTCGTATCCTGATGCCGCAATCGCATGTGCGCCTGTCCGCTGGCCGCGAAGCGATGAACGAACAGATGCAGGCCCTGGCTTTCCTGGCGGGCGCCAACTCGATTTTCTACGGCGACAAACTGCTGACCACGGCCAACCCGCAGGCCGACAAGGACATGCAACTGTTCGCCCGCCTGGGTATCCAGCCCGAAGCGCGCGAAGAGCACGCCGATGAAGTGCACCAGGCCGCGATCGAACAAGCGTTGGTCGAGCAGAAAAGCAGCGAACTGTTCTACGACGCTGCGTCTGCCTGA
- the bioF gene encoding 8-amino-7-oxononanoate synthase, with protein sequence MAFNLSARLAERRAADLYRQRPLLETPQGPLVVVDGQPLLAFCNNDYLGLANHPEVIAAWRAGAERWGVGGGASHLVIGHSGPHHALEEALADLTGRPRALLFSTGYMANLGAVTALVGQGDTVLEDRLNHASLLDAGLLSGARFNRYLHNDAASLENRLEKAVGNTLVVTDGVFSMDGDIADLPALARAAKAKGAWLMVDDAHGFGPLGNNGAGIVEHFGLGCDDVQVLVGTLGKAFGTAGAFVAGSEELVESMIQFARPYIYTTSQPPALACATLKSLELLRSEHWRREHLDALIRQFRQGAEQIGLQLMDSFTPIQPILIGDAGRAVKLSQMLRERGLMVTAIRPPTVPAGSARLRVTLSAAHSEAQVQLLLNALADCYPLLEPSDA encoded by the coding sequence ATGGCCTTCAATCTGAGCGCTCGCCTGGCCGAGCGCCGGGCGGCAGACCTGTATCGCCAGCGGCCCTTGCTGGAAACCCCGCAGGGGCCTTTGGTGGTGGTCGATGGCCAGCCGCTGCTGGCTTTTTGCAACAACGACTACCTGGGCCTGGCCAACCACCCCGAGGTGATTGCCGCTTGGCGTGCTGGCGCCGAGCGCTGGGGCGTGGGCGGCGGTGCCTCGCACCTGGTGATCGGCCACAGTGGCCCCCACCATGCCCTTGAAGAAGCCCTGGCCGACTTGACCGGACGCCCGCGTGCGCTGCTGTTTTCCACCGGCTACATGGCCAACCTGGGTGCGGTCACGGCGCTGGTGGGGCAGGGCGACACGGTGTTGGAAGACCGCCTTAACCATGCCTCGTTGCTGGATGCCGGCCTGCTGAGTGGGGCGCGCTTCAACCGCTATTTGCATAACGATGCCGCCAGCCTGGAAAACCGCCTGGAGAAAGCCGTCGGCAATACCCTGGTGGTGACCGACGGCGTGTTCAGCATGGATGGTGACATTGCCGACCTGCCGGCCCTGGCCCGCGCCGCCAAGGCCAAGGGCGCCTGGCTGATGGTGGATGACGCCCATGGCTTCGGCCCACTGGGTAACAATGGCGCCGGTATCGTCGAGCATTTCGGCTTGGGCTGCGATGACGTACAGGTGCTGGTGGGTACCCTGGGCAAGGCGTTTGGTACCGCTGGCGCCTTTGTTGCCGGCAGTGAAGAATTGGTCGAAAGCATGATCCAGTTTGCCCGCCCATACATCTACACCACCAGCCAACCGCCGGCGCTGGCCTGCGCCACGCTCAAAAGCCTGGAGTTGCTGCGCAGCGAGCATTGGCGTCGCGAACATTTGGATGCGTTGATCCGCCAGTTCCGCCAAGGCGCCGAGCAGATTGGCCTGCAATTGATGGACAGTTTCACGCCCATCCAACCGATCTTGATCGGTGACGCCGGGCGTGCGGTCAAACTCTCGCAGATGTTGCGCGAGCGTGGGTTGATGGTCACCGCGATTCGCCCACCGACCGTGCCGGCGGGCAGCGCGCGTTTGCGTGTCACCCTGTCGGCCGCCCACAGCGAGGCGCAGGTGCAGCTATTGTTGAATGCATTGGCAGACTGCTACCCGTTGCTGGAGCCGAGCGATGCGTGA
- a CDS encoding alpha/beta fold hydrolase, with amino-acid sequence MRDRLILLPGWGLGISVLEPLAAALQGLDEHLRVEIEPLPDLPTSDLAEWLDELDADLPQDVWLGGWSLGGMLAAELAARRGDRCCGLVTLASNPCFVARAEWPSAMHGETFDAFLAGCASDPQATLKRFSLLCAQGAAQDPRGLARLLNAGAPTASVDSLRHGLELLANLDIRAALQHYPGPQFHLFAGLDALVPAEAANDLLTLLPDIEVGVIEQASHAFPLEDPHELAAAIQAFLHESGDD; translated from the coding sequence ATGCGTGACCGTTTGATTCTGCTGCCCGGCTGGGGCCTGGGTATTTCGGTGCTGGAGCCGCTGGCCGCGGCCTTGCAGGGGTTGGATGAGCACTTGCGGGTCGAGATCGAGCCGTTGCCGGACTTACCCACCAGTGACCTGGCCGAATGGTTGGACGAGCTGGATGCCGACCTGCCGCAAGACGTCTGGCTGGGTGGCTGGTCGCTAGGCGGCATGCTCGCCGCAGAACTGGCGGCGCGGCGCGGTGACCGATGCTGCGGGCTGGTCACGCTGGCCAGCAACCCGTGTTTCGTGGCCCGGGCCGAGTGGCCCAGCGCGATGCACGGGGAAACCTTCGATGCTTTCCTGGCCGGTTGCGCGAGCGATCCGCAAGCCACCCTCAAGCGCTTCAGCCTGCTCTGCGCCCAAGGCGCCGCCCAAGACCCGCGCGGCCTGGCACGCCTGCTCAATGCCGGTGCGCCAACGGCGTCGGTCGACAGTTTGCGCCATGGCCTGGAGTTGTTGGCGAACCTGGACATACGCGCAGCGCTGCAACATTACCCTGGCCCGCAGTTTCATCTGTTTGCCGGGCTGGATGCCTTGGTGCCTGCCGAAGCCGCCAACGACCTGCTGACGCTGCTGCCTGATATCGAAGTGGGCGTGATCGAGCAGGCCAGCCACGCTTTCCCCCTGGAGGACCCGCATGAATTGGCGGCGGCCATCCAGGCTTTCCTGCACGAGTCCGGTGATGACTGA
- the bioC gene encoding malonyl-ACP O-methyltransferase BioC: MTDLSQPTLPGALPDKRQVAASFSRAATSYDSVADLQRAVGSALIERLPAMAQPARWVDLGSGTGYFSRALAERYGADAGTAVDIAEGMLRHARTLGGASHYVVGDAERLPLRSASVDLMFSSLAVQWCSDFASVLSEALRVLKPGGTFAFASLCVGTLQELRDSWQAVDGMVHVNRFRRFEDYQQLCAASGLQLSTLTRLPHVLYYADVRGLTHELKALGAHNINPGRPGGLTGRARMTGLLEAYERFRQPQGLPATYQVVYAVLHKPLEQGHAK; this comes from the coding sequence ATGACTGACCTTTCCCAGCCCACGCTACCTGGCGCCTTGCCTGACAAACGTCAGGTTGCAGCTTCCTTTTCCCGCGCCGCGACCAGTTATGACAGCGTTGCCGACTTGCAGCGCGCCGTCGGTTCGGCGTTGATCGAGCGCTTGCCCGCCATGGCGCAACCGGCCCGTTGGGTCGACCTGGGCAGTGGCACCGGCTACTTCAGCCGCGCCTTGGCCGAGCGTTACGGTGCCGATGCCGGTACTGCCGTGGACATTGCCGAAGGCATGTTGCGCCATGCCCGTACCTTGGGCGGTGCCAGCCACTACGTGGTGGGCGACGCCGAGCGCTTGCCGTTGCGCAGTGCAAGCGTCGACTTGATGTTTTCCAGCCTGGCGGTGCAATGGTGCAGCGATTTCGCCTCAGTGCTGAGCGAAGCGCTGCGTGTGCTCAAGCCTGGCGGTACCTTTGCCTTCGCCAGCCTGTGCGTGGGTACCCTGCAAGAGTTGCGCGACAGTTGGCAGGCGGTAGACGGCATGGTGCACGTGAACCGCTTCCGCCGTTTCGAGGATTACCAGCAACTGTGCGCCGCCAGCGGCCTGCAGTTATCGACCCTGACGCGCCTGCCGCATGTGCTGTACTACGCTGATGTAAGGGGGCTGACCCATGAATTGAAAGCCCTTGGTGCGCACAACATCAATCCCGGCAGGCCAGGTGGCCTTACCGGGCGCGCGCGCATGACCGGGCTGCTTGAAGCCTACGAGCGCTTTCGCCAACCTCAGGGGCTGCCGGCGACTTACCAGGTGGTGTACGCCGTGCTGCACAAACCGCTGGAACAGGGGCACGCGAAGTGA
- the bioD gene encoding dethiobiotin synthase, whose amino-acid sequence MSQSYFIAGTDTDVGKTTIAAGLLHAARLNGLSTLAAKPVASGCEVTPKGLRNADALALMAESSIQLSYEAVNPIAFEPPIAPHLAAREAGVALSVQALLGPMRDILAHGADFTLIEGAGGWRVPLSDQANLSDLAVALKLPVILVVGVRLGCINHALLTAEAIARDGLQLAGWVANVIDGKTSRLEENLATLAERLPAPCLGRVPRLKVMTAAAVAEHLQLDLLD is encoded by the coding sequence GTGAGCCAGAGCTATTTCATCGCCGGCACCGATACCGATGTCGGCAAAACCACCATCGCCGCCGGCCTGCTACATGCCGCGCGGCTCAATGGCCTGAGCACCTTGGCCGCCAAGCCTGTGGCCTCCGGCTGTGAAGTCACCCCCAAGGGGCTACGCAACGCCGACGCCCTGGCCCTGATGGCCGAAAGCTCGATCCAGTTAAGCTACGAAGCGGTCAACCCGATCGCTTTCGAACCGCCCATCGCGCCGCACCTGGCCGCCCGTGAAGCCGGCGTGGCCTTGAGCGTGCAGGCTCTGTTGGGGCCAATGCGGGACATTCTTGCCCACGGGGCCGACTTTACCTTGATCGAAGGGGCGGGTGGCTGGCGTGTGCCGCTGTCTGACCAAGCCAACCTGTCGGACCTGGCCGTGGCGCTCAAGCTGCCGGTGATTCTAGTGGTGGGTGTGCGCCTGGGCTGCATCAATCACGCCCTGCTGACGGCCGAAGCCATTGCCCGTGACGGTTTGCAACTGGCCGGCTGGGTGGCTAACGTGATCGATGGCAAGACCTCACGGCTTGAAGAGAATCTCGCCACCTTGGCCGAACGCTTGCCTGCACCTTGCCTGGGCCGCGTGCCACGGTTGAAGGTGATGACTGCCGCAGCGGTGGCCGAGCACCTGCAGCTGGATTTGCTGGACTAG
- a CDS encoding pyrroloquinoline quinone biosynthesis protein PqqE has product MQISGGSAYYAGLSAIQSGVARADQAASQIASSAVDRSTTNQSTVSQADRLFSVDRSQQQNLAGSSVELVQAKVQVEAGVKVEKASDEMLGTLIDTYA; this is encoded by the coding sequence ATGCAAATCTCAGGGGGCAGTGCCTATTACGCCGGTCTGAGCGCCATTCAGTCAGGCGTTGCGCGCGCCGACCAGGCTGCCAGCCAGATCGCCAGCAGCGCGGTCGACCGTTCCACCACCAACCAATCCACGGTGTCCCAGGCCGATCGTCTGTTTTCGGTGGACCGCAGCCAGCAGCAAAACCTGGCCGGCAGCAGCGTTGAGCTGGTGCAAGCCAAGGTGCAAGTCGAGGCGGGCGTGAAGGTTGAAAAAGCGTCCGACGAAATGCTCGGTACCCTGATCGATACCTACGCCTGA